Proteins from a single region of Symphalangus syndactylus isolate Jambi chromosome 12, NHGRI_mSymSyn1-v2.1_pri, whole genome shotgun sequence:
- the ATP8B2 gene encoding phospholipid-transporting ATPase ID isoform X4, protein MTVPKEMPEKWARTQAPPSWSRKKPSWGTEEERRARANDREYNEKFQYAFQEVANTYFLFLLILQLIPQISSLSWFTTIVPLVLVLTITAVKDATDDYFRHKSDNQVNNRQSQVLINGILQQEQWMNVCVGDIIKLENNQFVAADLLLLSSSEPHGLCYIETAELDGETNMKVRQAIPVTSELGDINKLAKFDGEVICEPPNNKLDKFSGTLYWKENKFPLSNQNMLLRGCVLRNTEWCFGLVIFAGPDTKLMQNSGRTKFKRTSIDRLMNTLVLWIFGFLICMGVILAIGNAIWEHEVGTRFQVYLPWDEAVDSAFFSGFLSFWSYIIILNTVVPISLYVSVEVIRLGHSYFINWDKKMFCMKKRTPAEARTTTLNEELGQVEYIFSDKTGTLTQNIMFFNKCSINGRSYGDVFDVLGHKAELGERPESVDFSFNPLADKKFLFWDPSLLEAVKIGDPHTHEFFRLLSLCHTVMSEEKNEGELYYKAQSPDEGALVTAARNFGFVFRSRTPKTITVHEMGTAITYQLLAILDFNNTRKRMSVIVRNPEGKIRLYCKGADTILLDRLHHSTQELLNTTMDHLNEYAGEGLRTLVLAYKDLDEEYYEEWAERRLQASLAQDSREDRLASIYEEVENNMMLLGATAIEDKLQQGVPETIALLTLANIKIWVLTGDKQETAVNIGYSCKMLTDDMTEVFIVTGRTVLEVREELRKAREKMMDSSRSVGNGFTYQEKLSSSKLTSVLEAVAGEYALVINGHSLAHALEADMELEFLETACACKAVICCRVTPLQKAQVVELVKKYKKAVTLAIGDGANDVSMIKTAHIGVGISGQEGIQAVLASDYSFSQFKFLQRLLLVHGRWSYLRMCKFLCYFFYKNFAFTMVHFWFGFFCGFSAQTVYDQYFITLYNIVYTSLPVLAMGVFDQDVPEQRSMEYPKLYEPGQLNLLFNKREFFICIAQGIYTSVLMFFIPYGVFADATRDDGTQLADYQSFAVTVATSLVIVVSVQIGLDTGYWTAINHFFIWGSLAVYFAILFAMHSNGLFDMFPNQFRFVGNAQNTLAQPTVWLTIVLTTVVCIMPVVAFRFLRLNLKPDLSDTVRYTQLVRKKQKAQHRCMRRVGRTGSRRSGYAFSHQEGFGELIMSGKNMRLSSLALSSFTTRSSSSWIESLRRKKSDSASSPNGGADKPLKG, encoded by the exons ATGACGGTCCCCAAGGAGATGCCCGAGAAGTGGGCCCGGACCCAGGCGCCTCCCTCTTGGAGCCGAAAGAAGCCCTCTTGGGGGACAG aagaagaaaggagggcgCGGGCTAATGACCGAGAATACAATGAGAAATTCCAGTATGCG TTCCAGGAAGTTGCCAACACTTACTTCCTGTTCCTCCTCATTCTGCAG ttgatCCCACAGATCTCTTCCCTGTCCTGGTTCACCACCATCGTGCCTTTGGTTCTTGTCCTCACCATCACAGCTGTTAAAGATGCCACCGATGACTAT ttCCGCCACAAGAGTGATAACCAGGTGAATAACCGCCAGTCTCAGGTGCTGATCAATGGAAT cctccagcaggAGCAGTGGATGAATGTCTGTGTTGGTGATATTATCAAGCTAGAAAATAACCAGTTTGTGGCG GCGgatctcctcctcctttccagcAGTGAGCCCCATGGGCTGTGTTACATAGAGACAGCAGAACTTGATGG CGAGACCAACATGAAAGTACGTCAGGCGATTCCAGTCACCTCAGAATTGGGAGACATCAATAAGCTTGCCAAGTTTGATG GTGAAGTGATCTGTGAACCTCCCAACAACAAACTAGACAAATTCAGCGGAACTCTCTACTGGAAGGAAAACAAGTTCCCCCTGAGCAACCAGAACATGCTGCTGCGGGGCTGTGTGCTGCGAAACACCGAGTGGTGCTTCGGGCTGGTCATCTTTGCAG GTCCCGACACTAAGCTGATGCAAAACAGCGGCAGAACAAAGTTCAAAAGAACGAGTATTGATCGCCTAATGAATACCCTGGTGCTCTGG ATTTTTGGATTCCTGATTTGCATGGGGGTCATCCTGGCCATTGGCAATGCCATCTGGGAGCACGAGGTGGGGACGCGCTTCCAGGTCTACCTGCCGTGGGATGAGGCAGTGGACAGTGCCTTCTTCTCTGGCTTCCTCTCCTTCTGGTCCTACATCATCATCCTCAACACCGTTGTGCCCATTTCACTCTATGTCAG TGTGGAGGTCATCCGTCTGGGCCACAGCTACTTCATCAACTGGGATAAGAAGATGTTCTGCATGAAGAAGCGGACGCCTGCAGAAGCCCGCACCACCACCCTAAACGAGGAGCTGGGCCAGGTGGAGTACATCTTCTCTGACAAGACGGGCACCCTCACCCAGAACATCATGTTTTTCAACAAGTGCTCCATCAATGGCCGTAGCTATG GTGATGTGTTTGATGTCCTGGGACACAAAGCTGAATTGGGAGAG AGGCCTGAATCTGTCGACTTCTCCTTCAATCCTCTGGCCGACAAGAAGTTCTTATTTTGGGACCCCAGCCTGCTGGAGGCTGTCAAGATCGGGGACCCCCACACGCATGAGTTCTTCCGCCTCCTTTCCCTGTGTCATACTGTCATGTCAGAAGAAAAGAACGAAG GAGAGCTGTACTACAAAGCTCAGTCCCCAGATGAGGGGGCCCTGGTCACCGCAGCCAGgaactttggttttgttttccgcTCTCGCACCCCCAAAACGATCACCGTCCATGAGATGGGCACAGCCATCACCTACCAGCTGCTGGCCATCCTGGACTTCAACAACACCCGCAAGCGGATGTCGGTCATAG TGCGGAATCCAGAGGGGAAGATCCGACTCTACTGCAAAGGGGCTGACACTATCCTACTCGACAGACTGCACCACTCCACTCAAGAGCTGCTCAACACCACCATGGACCACCTTAAT GAGTACGCAGGGGAAGGGCTGAGGACCCTGGTGCTGGCCTACAAGGATCTGGATGAAGAGTACTACGAGGAGTGGGCTGAGCGACgcctccaggccagcctggcccaggACAGCCGGGAGGACAGGCTGGCTAGCATCTACGAGGAGGTTGAGAACAACATGATG CTGCTGGGTGCAACGGCCATTGAGGACAAGCTTCAGCAAGGGGTTCCAGAGACCATTGCCCTCCTGACACTGGCCAACATCAAGATTTGGGTGCTAACCGGAGACAAGCAAG AGACGGCTGTGAACATCGGCTATTCCTGCAAGATGCTGACAGACGACATGACCGAGGTTTTCATAGTCACTGGCCGTACTGTCCTGGAGGTGCGGGAGGAGCTCAG GAAAGCCCGGGAGAAGATGATGGACTCATCCCGCTCCGTAGGCAACGGCTTCACCTACCAGGAGAAGCTTTCTTCTTCCAAGCTAACTTCTGTCCTGGAGGCCGTTGCTGGGGAGTACGCCCTGGTCATCAATGGTCACAGCCTG GCCCACGCACTGGAGGCAGACATGGAGCTGGAGTTTCTGGAGACAGCGTGTGCCTGCAAAGCTGTCATCTGCTGCCGGGTGACCCCCTTGCAGAAGGCACAGGTGGTAGAACTGGTCAAGAAGTACAAGAAGGCTGTGACGCTTGCCATTGGAGACGGAGCCAATGATGTCAGCATGATCAAAA CGGCTCACATTGGTGTGGGGATCAGTGGGCAGGAAGGGATCCAGGCTGTCTTGGCCTCCGATTACTCCTTCTCCCAGTTCAAGTTCCTGCAGCGCCTCCTGCTGGTGCATGGGCGCTGGTCCTACCTGCGAATGTGCAAGTTTCTTTGCTATTTCTTCTACAAAAACTTTGCTTTCACCATGGTCCACTTCTGGTTTGGCTTCTTCTGCGGCTTCTCAGCCCAG ACCGTCTATGACCAGTATTTCATCACCCTGTATAACATCGTGTACACCTCCCTACCAGTCCTGGCTATGGGGGTCTTTGATCAG GATGTCCCCGAGCAGCGGAGCATGGAGTACCCTAAGCTATATGAGCCGGGCCAGCTGAACCTTCTCTTCAACAAGCGGGAGTTCTTCATCTGCATCGCCCAGGGCATCTACACCTCCGTACTCATGTTCTTCATTCCCTACGGGGTGTTTGCCGATGCCACCCGGGATGATGGCACTCAGCTGGCTGACTACCAGTCCTTTGCAGTCACTGTGGCCACATCCTTGGTCATTGTGGTTAGCGTGCAG ATTGGGCTGGACACAGGCTACTGGACGGCCATCAACCACTTCTTCATCTGGGGCAGCCTTGCTGTTTACTTTGCCATCCTCTTTGCCATGCACAGCAATGGGCTCTTCGACATGTTTCCCAACCAGTTCCGGTTTGTGG GGAATGCCCAGAACACCTTGGCCCAGCCCACGGTGTGGCTGACCATTGTGCTCACCACGGTCGTCTGCATCATGCCGGTGGTTGCCTTTCGATTCCTTAGGCTCAACCTGAAGCCGGATCTCTCCGACACG GTCCGCTACACGCAGCTGGTGAGGAAGAAGCAGAAGGCCCAGCACCGCTGCATGCGGCGGGTTGGCCGCACAGGCTCCCGGCGCTCCGGCTATGCCTTCTCCCACCAGGAGGGCTTCGGGGAGCTCATCATGTCTGGCAAGAACATGCGGCTGAGCTCTCTTGCGCTCTCCAGCTTCACCACccgctccagctccagctggaTTGAGAGCTTGCGCAGGAAGAAGAGTGACAGTGCCAGTAGCCCCAATGGCGGTGCCGACAAGCCCCTCAAGGGCTGA
- the ATP8B2 gene encoding phospholipid-transporting ATPase ID isoform X2: protein MTVPKEMPEKWARTQAPPSWSRKKPSWGTEEERRARANDREYNEKFQYASNCIKTSKYNILTFLPVNLFEQFQEVANTYFLFLLILQLIPQISSLSWFTTIVPLVLVLTITAVKDATDDYFRHKSDNQVNNRQSQVLINGILQQEQWMNVCVGDIIKLENNQFVAADLLLLSSSEPHGLCYIETAELDGETNMKVRQAIPVTSELGDINKLAKFDGEVICEPPNNKLDKFSGTLYWKENKFPLSNQNMLLRGCVLRNTEWCFGLVIFAGPDTKLMQNSGRTKFKRTSIDRLMNTLVLWIFGFLICMGVILAIGNAIWEHEVGTRFQVYLPWDEAVDSAFFSGFLSFWSYIIILNTVVPISLYVSVEVIRLGHSYFINWDKKMFCMKKRTPAEARTTTLNEELGQVEYIFSDKTGTLTQNIMFFNKCSINGRSYGDVFDVLGHKAELGERPESVDFSFNPLADKKFLFWDPSLLEAVKIGDPHTHEFFRLLSLCHTVMSEEKNEGELYYKAQSPDEGALVTAARNFGFVFRSRTPKTITVHEMGTAITYQLLAILDFNNTRKRMSVIVRNPEGKIRLYCKGADTILLDRLHHSTQELLNTTMDHLNEYAGEGLRTLVLAYKDLDEEYYEEWAERRLQASLAQDSREDRLASIYEEVENNMMLLGATAIEDKLQQGVPETIALLTLANIKIWVLTGDKQETAVNIGYSCKMLTDDMTEVFIVTGRTVLEVREELRKAREKMMDSSRSVGNGFTYQEKLSSSKLTSVLEAVAGEYALVINGHSLAHALEADMELEFLETACACKAVICCRVTPLQKAQVVELVKKYKKAVTLAIGDGANDVSMIKTAHIGVGISGQEGIQAVLASDYSFSQFKFLQRLLLVHGRWSYLRMCKFLCYFFYKNFAFTMVHFWFGFFCGFSAQTVYDQYFITLYNIVYTSLPVLAMGVFDQDVPEQRSMEYPKLYEPGQLNLLFNKREFFICIAQGIYTSVLMFFIPYGVFADATRDDGTQLADYQSFAVTVATSLVIVVSVQIGLDTGYWTAINHFFIWGSLAVYFAILFAMHSNGLFDMFPNQFRFVGNAQNTLAQPTVWLTIVLTTVVCIMPVVAFRFLRLNLKPDLSDTVRYTQLVRKKQKAQHRCMRRVGRTGSRRSGYAFSHQEGFGELIMSGKNMRLSSLALSSFTTRSSSSWIESLRRKKSDSASSPNGGADKPLKG from the exons ATGACGGTCCCCAAGGAGATGCCCGAGAAGTGGGCCCGGACCCAGGCGCCTCCCTCTTGGAGCCGAAAGAAGCCCTCTTGGGGGACAG aagaagaaaggagggcgCGGGCTAATGACCGAGAATACAATGAGAAATTCCAGTATGCG AGTAACTGCATCAAGACCTCCAAGTACAATATTCTCACCTTCCTGCCTGTCAACCTCTTTGAACAGTTCCAGGAAGTTGCCAACACTTACTTCCTGTTCCTCCTCATTCTGCAG ttgatCCCACAGATCTCTTCCCTGTCCTGGTTCACCACCATCGTGCCTTTGGTTCTTGTCCTCACCATCACAGCTGTTAAAGATGCCACCGATGACTAT ttCCGCCACAAGAGTGATAACCAGGTGAATAACCGCCAGTCTCAGGTGCTGATCAATGGAAT cctccagcaggAGCAGTGGATGAATGTCTGTGTTGGTGATATTATCAAGCTAGAAAATAACCAGTTTGTGGCG GCGgatctcctcctcctttccagcAGTGAGCCCCATGGGCTGTGTTACATAGAGACAGCAGAACTTGATGG CGAGACCAACATGAAAGTACGTCAGGCGATTCCAGTCACCTCAGAATTGGGAGACATCAATAAGCTTGCCAAGTTTGATG GTGAAGTGATCTGTGAACCTCCCAACAACAAACTAGACAAATTCAGCGGAACTCTCTACTGGAAGGAAAACAAGTTCCCCCTGAGCAACCAGAACATGCTGCTGCGGGGCTGTGTGCTGCGAAACACCGAGTGGTGCTTCGGGCTGGTCATCTTTGCAG GTCCCGACACTAAGCTGATGCAAAACAGCGGCAGAACAAAGTTCAAAAGAACGAGTATTGATCGCCTAATGAATACCCTGGTGCTCTGG ATTTTTGGATTCCTGATTTGCATGGGGGTCATCCTGGCCATTGGCAATGCCATCTGGGAGCACGAGGTGGGGACGCGCTTCCAGGTCTACCTGCCGTGGGATGAGGCAGTGGACAGTGCCTTCTTCTCTGGCTTCCTCTCCTTCTGGTCCTACATCATCATCCTCAACACCGTTGTGCCCATTTCACTCTATGTCAG TGTGGAGGTCATCCGTCTGGGCCACAGCTACTTCATCAACTGGGATAAGAAGATGTTCTGCATGAAGAAGCGGACGCCTGCAGAAGCCCGCACCACCACCCTAAACGAGGAGCTGGGCCAGGTGGAGTACATCTTCTCTGACAAGACGGGCACCCTCACCCAGAACATCATGTTTTTCAACAAGTGCTCCATCAATGGCCGTAGCTATG GTGATGTGTTTGATGTCCTGGGACACAAAGCTGAATTGGGAGAG AGGCCTGAATCTGTCGACTTCTCCTTCAATCCTCTGGCCGACAAGAAGTTCTTATTTTGGGACCCCAGCCTGCTGGAGGCTGTCAAGATCGGGGACCCCCACACGCATGAGTTCTTCCGCCTCCTTTCCCTGTGTCATACTGTCATGTCAGAAGAAAAGAACGAAG GAGAGCTGTACTACAAAGCTCAGTCCCCAGATGAGGGGGCCCTGGTCACCGCAGCCAGgaactttggttttgttttccgcTCTCGCACCCCCAAAACGATCACCGTCCATGAGATGGGCACAGCCATCACCTACCAGCTGCTGGCCATCCTGGACTTCAACAACACCCGCAAGCGGATGTCGGTCATAG TGCGGAATCCAGAGGGGAAGATCCGACTCTACTGCAAAGGGGCTGACACTATCCTACTCGACAGACTGCACCACTCCACTCAAGAGCTGCTCAACACCACCATGGACCACCTTAAT GAGTACGCAGGGGAAGGGCTGAGGACCCTGGTGCTGGCCTACAAGGATCTGGATGAAGAGTACTACGAGGAGTGGGCTGAGCGACgcctccaggccagcctggcccaggACAGCCGGGAGGACAGGCTGGCTAGCATCTACGAGGAGGTTGAGAACAACATGATG CTGCTGGGTGCAACGGCCATTGAGGACAAGCTTCAGCAAGGGGTTCCAGAGACCATTGCCCTCCTGACACTGGCCAACATCAAGATTTGGGTGCTAACCGGAGACAAGCAAG AGACGGCTGTGAACATCGGCTATTCCTGCAAGATGCTGACAGACGACATGACCGAGGTTTTCATAGTCACTGGCCGTACTGTCCTGGAGGTGCGGGAGGAGCTCAG GAAAGCCCGGGAGAAGATGATGGACTCATCCCGCTCCGTAGGCAACGGCTTCACCTACCAGGAGAAGCTTTCTTCTTCCAAGCTAACTTCTGTCCTGGAGGCCGTTGCTGGGGAGTACGCCCTGGTCATCAATGGTCACAGCCTG GCCCACGCACTGGAGGCAGACATGGAGCTGGAGTTTCTGGAGACAGCGTGTGCCTGCAAAGCTGTCATCTGCTGCCGGGTGACCCCCTTGCAGAAGGCACAGGTGGTAGAACTGGTCAAGAAGTACAAGAAGGCTGTGACGCTTGCCATTGGAGACGGAGCCAATGATGTCAGCATGATCAAAA CGGCTCACATTGGTGTGGGGATCAGTGGGCAGGAAGGGATCCAGGCTGTCTTGGCCTCCGATTACTCCTTCTCCCAGTTCAAGTTCCTGCAGCGCCTCCTGCTGGTGCATGGGCGCTGGTCCTACCTGCGAATGTGCAAGTTTCTTTGCTATTTCTTCTACAAAAACTTTGCTTTCACCATGGTCCACTTCTGGTTTGGCTTCTTCTGCGGCTTCTCAGCCCAG ACCGTCTATGACCAGTATTTCATCACCCTGTATAACATCGTGTACACCTCCCTACCAGTCCTGGCTATGGGGGTCTTTGATCAG GATGTCCCCGAGCAGCGGAGCATGGAGTACCCTAAGCTATATGAGCCGGGCCAGCTGAACCTTCTCTTCAACAAGCGGGAGTTCTTCATCTGCATCGCCCAGGGCATCTACACCTCCGTACTCATGTTCTTCATTCCCTACGGGGTGTTTGCCGATGCCACCCGGGATGATGGCACTCAGCTGGCTGACTACCAGTCCTTTGCAGTCACTGTGGCCACATCCTTGGTCATTGTGGTTAGCGTGCAG ATTGGGCTGGACACAGGCTACTGGACGGCCATCAACCACTTCTTCATCTGGGGCAGCCTTGCTGTTTACTTTGCCATCCTCTTTGCCATGCACAGCAATGGGCTCTTCGACATGTTTCCCAACCAGTTCCGGTTTGTGG GGAATGCCCAGAACACCTTGGCCCAGCCCACGGTGTGGCTGACCATTGTGCTCACCACGGTCGTCTGCATCATGCCGGTGGTTGCCTTTCGATTCCTTAGGCTCAACCTGAAGCCGGATCTCTCCGACACG GTCCGCTACACGCAGCTGGTGAGGAAGAAGCAGAAGGCCCAGCACCGCTGCATGCGGCGGGTTGGCCGCACAGGCTCCCGGCGCTCCGGCTATGCCTTCTCCCACCAGGAGGGCTTCGGGGAGCTCATCATGTCTGGCAAGAACATGCGGCTGAGCTCTCTTGCGCTCTCCAGCTTCACCACccgctccagctccagctggaTTGAGAGCTTGCGCAGGAAGAAGAGTGACAGTGCCAGTAGCCCCAATGGCGGTGCCGACAAGCCCCTCAAGGGCTGA